The Gracilibacillus caseinilyticus genome segment CTTAATTTTACCTGTCCACTTTTTGTAGCCACCTTGCAGTTGGTACAAATCTTTGTAGCCTTGTTTATCCAGGATTAATGCAGCTCGCATCGATCGTGATCCGGATTGACAGTAAAGATAAACTGGTTTATCTTTTCGAAGTTCTGTCAATCTTTGTTTCAGCTGGGTTAACGGTATGTTCCGGGCTCCAAGAATATGACCACCATCGAATTCTTTCGGTTCACGAACATCGATCAGCTGTGCTTTACGGTATCCTTCGCGAAAATCATTTTCGGAAAGCGCCTTTAAAATTCTTTTTTGTTTAAAGTATCGATACACGCTAAACAGAATAAAGGCAGCTAGGATAGCTAGTAAGATGTATAATTGTGTCATTTGTAATCCCCCATTGCTTTCTAATAAATCCTCTAAAAAGGATTATACCATTTAATATGCTGAAATAAAGCAAAAAATATTGAATTTGATATTTTAAGCAGGATGGCTTGTTTCATGTACCATTCTATTGTATGCTTTTATTTACATTATTAATTAAGGATGGGGGATTTATGATGCCTACACCTACTATGGAAGATTACATAGAACAAATATATATTTTAATGGAAACAAAAGGATATGCTCGTGTATCTGCGATTGCTGAAGCTTTACAAGTTCAGCCTTCTTCTGTTACGAAGATGGTTCAGAAGCTTGATAAAGATGATTATTTAAATTATGAGAAATATCAAGGTTTGATACTAACACCAAAAGGTAAGAAGGTTGGGGAAAGATTGGTTTACCGCCATGAATTATTGGAGAAATTCCTGCAAATCATTGG includes the following:
- a CDS encoding rhodanese-like domain-containing protein; this translates as MTQLYILLAILAAFILFSVYRYFKQKRILKALSENDFREGYRKAQLIDVREPKEFDGGHILGARNIPLTQLKQRLTELRKDKPVYLYCQSGSRSMRAALILDKQGYKDLYQLQGGYKKWTGKIKKTKK
- the mntR gene encoding transcriptional regulator MntR, which gives rise to MPTPTMEDYIEQIYILMETKGYARVSAIAEALQVQPSSVTKMVQKLDKDDYLNYEKYQGLILTPKGKKVGERLVYRHELLEKFLQIIGVNEENIYTDVEGIEHHLSWNSIDRIGSLVQFLEDPERLEQLKNFQMNKE